In a genomic window of Vibrio gigantis:
- a CDS encoding TDT family transporter: MNWRRLTQVKNVPPSQASLALGVIGLGQAWALYIPGIGEIIRPYLASFGALLLLPVLLRYLTSFNTFLNDIRHPLSGSLMAPMSMALLILCDYLAEISPVIAYPVWFCALLLHFTMMVLFFSFQIINFKMSNIVPSWFLYPVGLISSSLAGTQFGHTVFSETLAATCIGIYFLMLPVVLYRLVFEGNLPRRARPTLAIMAAPVNLSLAAYLVNFDNPDPILTGALAGIAITMTLLIYLCYIRLMRLKFQPSIAAVTFPSVISAIAMHRLTTFFGAEYPQWYWLHKFGFFELTIATILVIWVAGGYVKMYWPEFFDTHYMSKKTKRS, encoded by the coding sequence TTGAACTGGAGAAGATTAACCCAAGTAAAAAATGTGCCGCCATCTCAGGCGTCTTTAGCACTTGGCGTTATAGGGTTAGGACAAGCATGGGCATTATATATACCGGGCATTGGTGAGATAATTCGCCCCTACCTCGCTTCATTCGGCGCGCTATTATTGCTGCCTGTATTACTTCGCTATTTAACAAGCTTTAATACCTTCCTTAATGATATTCGCCACCCGTTAAGTGGAAGCTTGATGGCACCGATGAGCATGGCTTTACTGATTCTGTGTGATTATTTAGCCGAGATATCGCCAGTCATCGCCTACCCAGTTTGGTTCTGTGCGCTATTGCTGCACTTTACCATGATGGTGTTGTTTTTTAGTTTTCAGATCATCAACTTCAAAATGTCGAACATTGTACCGAGTTGGTTTCTGTATCCAGTCGGTTTGATCAGCAGTTCGTTAGCGGGTACACAGTTTGGTCACACAGTCTTTTCAGAAACACTTGCGGCCACTTGTATTGGTATCTATTTCCTCATGCTGCCAGTGGTATTGTACCGCTTGGTATTCGAAGGAAACTTGCCACGCAGAGCAAGGCCAACACTCGCTATCATGGCGGCTCCGGTTAACTTGTCTTTAGCCGCTTACTTGGTTAACTTCGACAATCCAGACCCAATCCTAACAGGCGCCTTAGCTGGCATTGCCATCACCATGACACTGTTAATTTATTTGTGTTATATCCGTCTTATGCGTCTGAAATTCCAACCTTCAATTGCTGCCGTCACCTTCCCATCCGTGATCAGCGCCATTGCTATGCATCGATTAACCACGTTTTTCGGCGCGGAATACCCGCAATGGTATTGGCTACACAAGTTTGGTTTCTTCGAACTAACCATCGCAACCATCCTGGTGATTTGGGTTGCAGGCGGTTATGTCAAAATGTACTGGCCTGAGTTTTTTGACACTCACTACATGTCAAAAAAGACGAAGCGCTCATAA
- the hmpA gene encoding NO-inducible flavohemoprotein has translation MLNNAHIEIIKSTIPLLESAGPALTQHFYQRMFTHNPELKDIFNMTHQRTGRQGVALFEAIAAYAKNIENLAALTTAVERIAQKHTSFNIQPEHYQIVGLHLIETLRELATEAFTPEVEEAWTAAYLFLAQVFIDREAELYLQRKQAVGGWEAARTFVIADKIEESALVTSFILQPKDGGEVLDYTPGQYIGIEVKPEGAQYSEIRQYSLSDKPNGKQYRISVKREGYGQETQGVVSNHLHDTVAVGDEVNLYAPAGDFMYQERSKPVTLISAGVGVTPMQSMLEFLNTEDKNEPVLYLHACENVGQHSFTTRVKDIVADKGWEAKTWYMNKDESACENTHQGQMDLASISDTKGFEESDFYICGPVGFMKNIVEQLDALKVDRSRVHYEVFGPHANF, from the coding sequence ATGCTTAACAATGCACATATCGAAATCATCAAATCTACTATTCCTCTACTTGAGAGCGCAGGTCCAGCTTTAACTCAGCACTTTTATCAACGTATGTTCACGCATAACCCCGAGTTGAAAGATATCTTCAATATGACTCACCAAAGAACAGGTCGCCAAGGCGTAGCACTGTTTGAAGCTATCGCGGCTTATGCAAAGAACATTGAAAACCTAGCAGCGCTAACAACCGCGGTTGAACGCATTGCCCAGAAACACACAAGTTTTAACATTCAACCAGAGCATTACCAAATTGTTGGTTTACACCTGATTGAAACTTTACGCGAATTGGCTACAGAAGCTTTTACTCCAGAAGTGGAGGAAGCGTGGACAGCTGCTTACCTTTTCTTGGCTCAAGTATTCATCGATCGTGAAGCTGAACTTTACCTACAGCGTAAGCAAGCTGTTGGTGGTTGGGAAGCGGCGCGTACATTCGTGATTGCAGACAAGATTGAAGAATCAGCATTGGTAACAAGCTTCATTCTACAGCCAAAAGACGGCGGCGAAGTTCTAGACTATACGCCAGGTCAATACATTGGTATCGAAGTGAAACCTGAAGGGGCTCAATACAGCGAGATTCGTCAATACTCACTGTCTGATAAGCCAAACGGTAAGCAATACCGCATTTCTGTTAAACGTGAAGGCTATGGTCAAGAAACACAAGGCGTTGTATCTAACCACCTACACGATACGGTTGCTGTTGGTGATGAAGTTAACCTATACGCACCAGCCGGTGACTTCATGTATCAAGAGCGCAGCAAGCCAGTAACGCTTATCTCTGCAGGTGTTGGTGTAACACCAATGCAGTCTATGCTTGAATTTCTAAACACGGAAGATAAAAACGAGCCAGTACTTTACCTTCACGCTTGTGAGAACGTAGGTCAACACTCTTTCACAACTCGTGTTAAAGATATCGTTGCTGACAAAGGTTGGGAAGCGAAAACGTGGTACATGAATAAAGATGAATCTGCATGTGAAAATACGCATCAAGGTCAAATGGATCTAGCGTCTATCTCTGATACTAAAGGTTTTGAAGAGAGCGACTTCTACATCTGTGGCCCTGTTGGCTTCATGAAAAACATCGTAGAGCAGCTAGATGCATTGAAAGTTGACCGTTCACGCGTTCACTACGAAGTATTCGGCCCTCACGCAAATTTCTAA
- the norR gene encoding nitric oxide reductase transcriptional regulator NorR, giving the protein MQDISASTLMEMTIGLASGVNDQDRFNRLIDAIRKTITCDCVALLSLQGDTLVPIAMQGLSRDTFGRRFIISEHPRFAEICASRSPVRFDSDSSLPDPFDGLLIDHDGDLPMHACMGLPLLFGDKLLGVLTLDSLKPDVFANIPARNLEVLAAIAASSMQMALTFSQLEHQAKQSKQLLEELNVESWERDGGELIGNSDTMVALKNDIAVVAPSEFNILIHGDTGVGKELVARTLHHQSQRKRNPLVYVNCAAIPENLVESELFGHVRGAFTGADKNRLGKFALADGGTLFLDEIGELPLAAQSKLLRALQNNEIQPVGQDNIQTIDVRVLAATNRDLKQEVEDGRFRADLYHRLSVYPIAVPALKDRGDDISLLAGFFLEQARRKLGINQVKFRSDVLSFLNRYGWPGNVRELEHVISRSALKALARSTNKNLVTITKEDCGPLDQDQPIATTQTKNTPLSTPTIDLSAGLRGATDDFQRSIITEVLEDANFNWAQAGRVLKTDRANLTRLSKRLGLNVAKSHTIERTK; this is encoded by the coding sequence ATGCAAGATATCTCCGCATCTACCCTCATGGAAATGACCATTGGTCTCGCAAGTGGTGTGAACGATCAAGATCGTTTTAATCGCCTAATCGATGCCATTCGTAAAACCATTACGTGTGATTGTGTCGCGCTATTAAGCCTTCAAGGTGACACTTTAGTACCCATAGCAATGCAAGGGCTCAGCCGCGACACGTTCGGTCGTCGCTTTATCATTTCAGAGCACCCACGTTTTGCGGAGATATGCGCGTCTCGCTCTCCTGTTCGTTTCGATTCTGATAGTTCTCTCCCAGACCCTTTTGATGGTCTGCTGATCGACCATGATGGCGATCTGCCAATGCACGCTTGTATGGGCCTACCTTTGCTATTCGGCGACAAGTTATTGGGGGTTTTAACTCTAGACAGCCTAAAACCTGATGTCTTCGCTAATATCCCGGCCCGTAACCTCGAAGTACTGGCTGCGATTGCGGCGTCATCCATGCAAATGGCACTGACCTTCTCGCAACTTGAACATCAAGCGAAACAATCAAAACAATTACTGGAAGAGTTGAATGTAGAGTCATGGGAACGTGACGGCGGCGAGTTGATTGGTAACAGTGACACTATGGTTGCGCTTAAGAACGACATTGCCGTGGTCGCACCGTCTGAGTTTAATATTTTGATTCATGGTGACACGGGGGTTGGTAAAGAGCTTGTAGCTCGTACTCTACACCATCAATCTCAACGTAAACGCAACCCACTCGTCTACGTAAACTGTGCTGCAATTCCTGAAAACTTAGTCGAGAGTGAGCTGTTTGGTCACGTTCGTGGCGCGTTCACTGGCGCAGACAAAAACCGTTTAGGTAAGTTTGCTTTAGCCGATGGTGGCACACTGTTCCTTGATGAGATTGGTGAATTGCCTTTAGCCGCGCAAAGCAAGTTATTACGAGCCCTACAAAACAACGAAATCCAACCTGTTGGCCAAGACAACATTCAAACCATTGATGTACGAGTATTGGCAGCAACTAACCGAGATTTAAAACAAGAAGTTGAAGACGGCCGATTCAGAGCCGATTTGTACCACCGACTGAGTGTTTACCCTATCGCGGTGCCTGCACTGAAAGATCGTGGTGACGACATCAGCTTGTTAGCGGGCTTCTTCTTAGAACAAGCACGTCGTAAGCTTGGTATCAACCAAGTGAAGTTTCGTTCCGACGTTCTTTCGTTCCTAAACCGTTATGGTTGGCCAGGTAACGTGCGTGAGCTTGAACATGTGATCAGTCGTTCAGCACTGAAAGCATTAGCTCGTAGCACCAATAAAAACCTAGTGACAATTACCAAAGAAGATTGTGGCCCGCTCGACCAAGATCAGCCTATTGCGACTACACAGACGAAGAACACACCGTTATCGACACCAACGATCGATCTTTCGGCTGGTTTGCGTGGCGCAACGGACGACTTTCAACGCAGTATCATTACTGAGGTGTTGGAAGATGCCAATTTTAACTGGGCACAAGCAGGGCGAGTTCTGAAAACAGACCGAGCAAACCTGACTCGACTGTCTAAGCGTTTAGGACTAAATGTGGCTAAGTCTCACACGATCGAACGGACAAAATAG
- a CDS encoding glutaredoxin family protein — MKFIRWFLGRVILLLNFVFSPRGVKRSQEEQSKVNEQAKTHTLYQFEACPFCVKVRRAMKRQSVQFELRDAKNNEQHRAELEAGGGRVKVPCLRIEKDGKTEWMYESSDIVAYLEKQFA; from the coding sequence ATGAAGTTTATCCGTTGGTTTTTAGGTCGTGTCATCTTGTTATTAAATTTTGTTTTCAGCCCACGCGGTGTTAAGCGTTCTCAGGAAGAGCAAAGCAAAGTAAATGAGCAAGCAAAGACACACACGTTATACCAATTCGAAGCGTGCCCATTTTGTGTGAAAGTGCGCCGCGCGATGAAACGTCAATCGGTTCAGTTTGAACTTCGTGATGCAAAAAACAATGAACAACACCGCGCAGAGCTTGAAGCTGGCGGCGGTCGTGTGAAAGTACCTTGTCTACGTATCGAGAAAGACGGCAAAACTGAGTGGATGTACGAGTCTTCAGACATCGTCGCTTACTTGGAAAAACAATTCGCATAA
- a CDS encoding OmpA family protein, with protein sequence MLSIALAGCETTSPTDLLGGDMLETAPQTDYDLMHPEWGVVQTTHVASNHGYSMQSNTRQQTTITTNYGRGVSTNDPLEVFLRQNRIDFEVLPGNHVMVKLEQHVNFKTGSAFPEPAYNQWLDTLGSYLAQRQDIDVVIEGHTDNTGTDRINDPLSEQRAKEVKARLESNYVSSRSIYTRGFGEYVPACTNASAQGKACNRRVELMLIVAK encoded by the coding sequence ATGTTAAGCATAGCTTTGGCTGGATGTGAAACGACGTCACCAACCGATTTACTTGGTGGTGATATGCTAGAGACTGCGCCGCAAACCGATTACGATTTGATGCACCCTGAATGGGGTGTGGTTCAAACGACTCATGTAGCGAGTAACCATGGTTACTCAATGCAGAGCAATACTCGTCAGCAAACAACCATTACAACCAACTATGGTCGTGGCGTATCAACCAATGATCCGCTAGAAGTTTTCCTCAGACAAAACCGTATCGATTTTGAAGTGTTGCCGGGTAACCATGTGATGGTAAAGCTTGAACAGCATGTGAACTTTAAAACAGGTTCAGCTTTCCCTGAGCCAGCTTATAACCAATGGTTGGATACGTTAGGCAGTTACCTTGCTCAACGACAAGATATCGATGTTGTGATTGAAGGGCATACCGACAACACAGGTACAGATCGCATCAACGATCCGCTTTCAGAGCAGCGCGCGAAAGAAGTGAAGGCTCGATTAGAGAGTAACTATGTGTCAAGTCGTTCTATTTATACTCGCGGTTTTGGTGAATATGTTCCGGCTTGCACCAACGCTTCAGCGCAAGGTAAGGCGTGTAACCGCCGTGTAGAGCTGATGCTGATTGTGGCGAAGTAA
- a CDS encoding thioredoxin domain-containing protein, which translates to MFKPFTKFITAIAAVLIIAGCSETDEPQKGVQYEALPTALTEFNLSPITEIFSLNCGHCRQMESAIPEIESLTDQTIGKMHVTFNESAQISAMIYYTAVMQLDATPDHAFMDDLFGAVQMGADATPEQRQQALETAFTSRGLVSPYQLNKEQQVALFDYVKKAEEVSVKGQINSVPTFIINGKYQVLTAGHQDAAGIAKTINYLLTQP; encoded by the coding sequence ATGTTTAAACCATTTACTAAATTCATCACAGCAATCGCTGCCGTACTAATTATCGCAGGTTGTAGTGAAACAGACGAGCCACAGAAAGGCGTTCAATACGAAGCGCTTCCGACTGCTCTAACAGAATTTAACCTGTCTCCGATCACTGAAATCTTCTCTCTAAATTGTGGTCACTGCCGTCAAATGGAAAGTGCAATCCCAGAGATTGAATCTCTGACAGACCAAACTATTGGCAAGATGCACGTGACGTTCAACGAAAGCGCTCAAATTAGCGCAATGATCTACTACACGGCAGTGATGCAGCTTGATGCTACGCCTGATCACGCGTTCATGGACGACCTATTTGGTGCCGTTCAAATGGGTGCAGATGCAACACCAGAGCAACGTCAACAAGCTCTAGAAACAGCATTCACTTCTCGCGGTTTGGTTAGCCCATACCAACTGAACAAAGAACAACAAGTTGCGCTTTTTGACTACGTTAAGAAAGCGGAAGAAGTTTCAGTAAAAGGTCAGATCAACTCAGTACCAACATTTATCATCAACGGTAAATACCAAGTACTGACAGCCGGCCACCAAGACGCTGCTGGTATCGCAAAAACGATCAACTACCTTTTGACTCAACCATAA
- a CDS encoding FKBP-type peptidyl-prolyl cis-trans isomerase: protein MSKFVIPVIVFLLAGFMIYRTWTNHKSGAENFEQGQQFLIENGKKEGVITTESGLQYLVLEEGTGTEHPTKNSKVTVHYHGTLIDGTVFDSSVERGEPISFALKQVIKGWQEGLTYMVEGQKVRLFIPSPLAYGKGGSGPIPPSSTLIFDVELISIK from the coding sequence ATGTCTAAATTTGTCATCCCGGTCATTGTCTTTCTTTTGGCGGGTTTCATGATTTACCGTACTTGGACGAATCATAAGTCTGGTGCAGAAAACTTCGAACAAGGTCAACAGTTCCTAATAGAGAACGGGAAAAAAGAAGGCGTAATCACGACTGAAAGCGGTCTTCAATATCTTGTTCTTGAAGAAGGTACTGGCACAGAGCACCCAACGAAGAACAGCAAAGTAACCGTTCACTACCACGGTACGCTGATTGACGGCACTGTTTTTGATAGCTCGGTAGAGCGCGGTGAGCCAATCTCATTCGCTCTTAAGCAAGTAATCAAAGGCTGGCAAGAAGGTTTGACCTACATGGTAGAAGGCCAAAAAGTTCGTCTGTTTATCCCGAGTCCATTGGCTTACGGTAAAGGCGGTTCAGGCCCTATCCCACCATCATCCACTCTGATTTTTGATGTGGAACTCATCTCTATCAAGTAA